Proteins encoded in a region of the Oligoflexus sp. genome:
- a CDS encoding DUF4360 domain-containing protein, with translation MQHKLKTFGLGLILAGMMTPAFAQDDAPSTFRINNIRSNGTGCPLGTVAVNISPDQQAFTLTFSEFFAEVSPVLGVQTQRKDCRVVFDTEQEPGWEYTIFAVTYRGFAALDAGVRGAQDLSFGTIGKKSRTTMNLVGPYDDNYINSQEVPISTLKWSGCNNGNKQKDFTIDAALTLQAPDTNTQGLFTVDTVDGEVRQEYEVIWRECKNGPKKAFAICRLTVPGKDGPFQLISKHPAKKPDQALAKAKSKLSQKCGEAQGRAPNCDVSKAQCSIVNL, from the coding sequence ATGCAACACAAACTGAAGACTTTTGGACTTGGGCTTATCCTGGCCGGAATGATGACGCCGGCTTTCGCCCAGGACGACGCGCCCAGCACCTTTCGCATCAATAATATCCGTAGCAATGGCACAGGCTGTCCGCTCGGAACTGTGGCTGTGAATATCTCGCCTGATCAGCAGGCCTTTACTCTGACCTTCAGCGAATTCTTCGCCGAAGTGAGTCCTGTCCTCGGCGTCCAGACCCAACGCAAAGACTGCCGTGTGGTCTTCGACACCGAGCAGGAACCGGGTTGGGAATACACGATCTTTGCTGTGACCTATCGCGGTTTCGCCGCTTTGGATGCAGGCGTTCGCGGGGCTCAGGATCTGAGCTTCGGAACGATCGGCAAGAAATCGCGCACCACCATGAATCTTGTTGGTCCCTATGACGACAACTACATCAACTCCCAGGAAGTGCCCATCAGCACCTTGAAGTGGAGCGGCTGCAATAACGGCAACAAGCAAAAAGATTTCACTATAGACGCGGCGCTGACGCTGCAAGCGCCGGACACGAACACTCAAGGCCTTTTCACTGTCGATACCGTTGATGGCGAAGTTCGCCAGGAGTACGAAGTGATCTGGCGCGAATGTAAAAACGGCCCGAAAAAAGCCTTCGCAATCTGTCGCCTCACAGTGCCAGGGAAGGACGGACCGTTCCAGCTGATCAGCAAGCATCCGGCCAAAAAGCCTGACCAGGCGCTGGCGAAGGCGAAGTCCAAGCTATCCCAGAAGTGCGGAGAAGCTCAGGGGCGTGCGCCGAACTGTGATGTCAGTAAAGCGCAGTGCAGTATTGTCAACCTGTGA
- the mrcB gene encoding penicillin-binding protein 1B, with product MRLSVSRDKLRFLLRLWPVPVVVLSAFCAIMLYQMDGIVREKFEGKRWRLPSVVYARPLELFNGAPLRDEDLEMELQELGYFKVKDPLQPGEYGRNGDKFDIQRRGFPFWEGAEGTTRIQFRIVKSRVADLMQNGEASELSRLDPMKIGGIYATQKEDRKLVQLKQVPKYVIDALIAIEDRDFYDHFGVSVKGISRAMWTNLKAKRWVQGGSTLTQQLVKNFYLTPERSIKRKFTEMVYSVLLELHYSKEEILETYINEIYLGHSGDNAVHGFGLASEFYFGRPLEALSLDQAAVLAAIANGPSFYNPARYPDRVKKRRNKVLALLLEDKKITKADYEQARKQPIKVRPSLRWTPNRFPSFLDLVRRHLDRDYQNKDLAEEGLRIFSTLDPIAQVQTEKAISDFMRRQGKSAGKLQVASVVVSDSGEVQAVVGDKVAGFQGFNRALDAKRSIGSLAKPVVLLAGLSDPNKYTLATHISDGPVSIPLSSGQVWEPQNIDYGDHGYVSLLTMLTQSYNRATVRLGKELGMKRVKDTFRKLTGSSEIPDNPSIMLGALSMSPYEVAGMYYPFFSGGYRTDLKAVRGVQDHDGKRIKAYPSKSIKIYEPSVIHLMQYAMRAVIFEGTGRSAFSFMPGDLTAAGKTGTSNDQRDSWFAGFTGDKLVVSWVGNDANDPTKLTGSSGGLHVWAQIMAKVSHKSLALNAPPGISYQWVDNATGLLSSSDCQGVRYLPFVGDSAPKQSVPCPVLPEPVSPDQPPATTTQEPAMLDWLFKLMQ from the coding sequence ATGCGACTGTCGGTTTCACGCGACAAACTACGTTTCCTGCTCCGCTTATGGCCCGTGCCTGTGGTCGTTCTTTCTGCATTCTGTGCGATCATGCTTTACCAGATGGATGGTATCGTCCGGGAAAAATTCGAAGGCAAGCGCTGGCGTTTGCCCTCGGTGGTTTACGCACGTCCGCTCGAACTCTTCAACGGCGCGCCGCTGCGCGATGAAGATCTTGAGATGGAGCTTCAGGAGCTTGGCTATTTCAAAGTCAAGGATCCTCTGCAGCCCGGCGAGTACGGGCGAAACGGTGACAAGTTCGATATTCAGCGCCGTGGCTTTCCTTTTTGGGAAGGAGCCGAAGGCACGACCCGCATTCAATTCCGCATCGTAAAATCCCGCGTCGCTGACCTTATGCAGAACGGTGAAGCGAGCGAACTCAGTCGCCTCGATCCGATGAAGATCGGCGGCATCTACGCGACGCAGAAGGAGGATCGAAAACTCGTTCAGCTGAAGCAGGTGCCGAAGTATGTGATCGACGCCTTGATCGCGATCGAGGATCGGGATTTCTACGATCACTTCGGGGTGTCGGTCAAAGGCATAAGCCGGGCGATGTGGACCAACCTGAAAGCCAAGCGTTGGGTGCAGGGCGGCAGTACCTTGACCCAGCAGCTCGTGAAGAACTTCTATTTGACGCCCGAGCGTTCCATCAAAAGAAAATTCACGGAGATGGTCTACTCGGTCCTCCTTGAGCTGCATTACAGCAAAGAGGAAATCCTCGAAACCTATATCAACGAAATCTATCTGGGCCATAGCGGCGACAACGCGGTGCACGGCTTCGGCCTGGCCAGTGAATTCTACTTCGGCCGCCCTTTGGAAGCCCTGAGCCTCGATCAGGCCGCGGTGCTGGCGGCGATCGCCAATGGTCCCTCGTTTTATAATCCCGCACGCTATCCCGATCGCGTGAAAAAGCGCCGGAATAAAGTGCTCGCGCTTCTGCTCGAAGATAAGAAAATCACCAAGGCCGACTATGAGCAGGCGCGCAAGCAGCCTATCAAAGTGCGCCCCTCGCTCCGCTGGACGCCGAATCGTTTCCCGTCGTTCCTGGACCTCGTGCGGCGCCACCTGGATCGCGATTATCAGAACAAGGATTTGGCGGAAGAGGGCCTGCGCATCTTCTCGACGCTCGATCCGATCGCCCAGGTTCAAACCGAAAAAGCGATTTCCGATTTCATGCGCCGTCAGGGAAAATCCGCAGGCAAACTGCAGGTCGCCTCGGTGGTGGTTTCCGATAGCGGGGAGGTGCAGGCCGTGGTCGGTGACAAGGTCGCCGGTTTCCAGGGTTTCAATCGCGCCCTGGATGCCAAGCGTTCCATCGGTTCCCTGGCGAAGCCCGTGGTTCTGCTCGCTGGCCTCAGCGATCCGAACAAATACACGCTGGCGACTCACATTTCCGATGGTCCGGTCAGCATTCCCTTAAGCTCCGGTCAGGTGTGGGAACCGCAAAACATCGACTACGGTGATCACGGCTACGTCAGCCTCCTTACCATGCTCACGCAGTCCTATAACCGCGCTACGGTTCGTCTGGGCAAGGAACTGGGCATGAAGAGAGTTAAGGATACGTTCCGGAAACTGACCGGCTCCAGTGAGATCCCGGATAATCCTTCGATCATGCTCGGGGCTTTGAGCATGAGTCCCTATGAAGTCGCCGGCATGTATTATCCCTTCTTCTCGGGTGGCTATCGCACGGATCTGAAAGCCGTGCGCGGCGTTCAGGATCATGATGGAAAACGCATCAAGGCCTATCCCAGCAAGTCGATCAAAATCTACGAACCTTCGGTGATCCACCTGATGCAGTATGCGATGCGGGCGGTGATTTTCGAAGGCACGGGTCGCTCCGCATTCAGCTTCATGCCCGGTGATTTAACAGCCGCTGGCAAAACCGGCACTTCGAACGATCAGCGCGACAGTTGGTTCGCTGGATTCACCGGCGACAAGCTGGTGGTTTCCTGGGTCGGCAACGATGCCAACGACCCGACCAAACTCACAGGCAGCAGCGGTGGTTTGCATGTGTGGGCCCAGATCATGGCCAAGGTCAGCCACAAATCATTGGCGCTGAATGCCCCTCCCGGCATTTCGTATCAATGGGTGGATAACGCCACGGGCCTTCTGAGTTCCTCCGACTGCCAGGGCGTTCGTTATCTGCCCTTCGTCGGTGATTCCGCTCCCAAACAATCTGTCCCTTGTCCTGTTCTGCCTGAGCCTGTCAGCCCGGATCAACCCCCGGCGACAACAACTCAGGAGCCGGCAATGCTGGACTGGCTCTTTAAACTCATGCAATAG
- a CDS encoding Hsp70 family protein, which produces MSDTNKLVRGIDLGTSNSAMAEADASGTARRLVPMAQLDGPGRIVEHELLPSVAYLADHRDMSPADLALPWDVSGHAPLVGRWARDLALLSPEKAILSAKSWLCYGGQKLARLPQGAPEEKSWTAVQASAAYLKHMQAAWDVRHDDVQPELTVLTVPASFDLVARQLTEEAAKQAGLASVTLLEEPLAAFYAWLGAHEKHWQDVLKPGDLVLICDIGGGTSDFSLIAVSQDQGLLRLDRIAVGRHLLLGGDNMDLALAHHVQAQMGTTLDTWQFQALQQQVRVAKESLLSLDAPSHWPLAIASRGSNLFAQTLRHELYQNTVQELLVEGFFPLVNADEEITRSRSTGLARMGLPYENDPGITRHLLQFLRQAQNTIRQSPELQERLGSAFHPDRTMVAPTAMLFNGGVFHSVALRERVFSVVQNWAGQPVKELQSPGYDHAVALGAAYFARLQVQGAGVRVRAAAARSYYIGLESNEPAVPGLMRPLRGLCILPQGTEEGSHLALPEQEFGLWTGDDISFRLFSSAARSGDRLGTIVPDAERDLEEVTELHCQIQSDEEPGLLPVHLRADLTDVGSLHLAMQHSLSERQWNLEFHLREEGEPGHA; this is translated from the coding sequence ATGAGTGACACGAATAAACTCGTTCGCGGCATTGATCTGGGAACTTCGAACAGTGCGATGGCGGAAGCTGACGCAAGCGGAACTGCGCGCCGCCTCGTTCCCATGGCCCAGCTCGATGGACCGGGACGCATCGTTGAGCACGAGCTTTTGCCTTCCGTGGCTTATCTTGCCGATCATCGGGATATGAGTCCGGCCGACCTTGCGCTGCCCTGGGATGTCAGCGGACATGCGCCTTTGGTCGGACGCTGGGCACGGGATCTGGCGCTTTTAAGCCCGGAAAAAGCCATACTTTCAGCCAAGTCCTGGCTTTGCTATGGCGGTCAGAAACTTGCGCGTCTGCCGCAGGGCGCACCGGAAGAAAAATCCTGGACAGCCGTTCAGGCTTCGGCGGCTTATCTGAAGCACATGCAGGCGGCCTGGGATGTGAGGCACGATGATGTGCAGCCGGAGCTGACTGTTTTAACCGTACCAGCATCCTTTGATTTGGTCGCCCGACAGCTGACCGAAGAAGCGGCAAAGCAGGCTGGCCTTGCGTCGGTGACGCTTTTGGAAGAACCTCTGGCCGCTTTTTATGCCTGGCTCGGCGCGCATGAAAAACACTGGCAGGATGTTTTGAAACCAGGGGATCTGGTGCTCATCTGTGATATCGGCGGCGGCACCAGTGATTTCAGTTTGATCGCCGTCTCCCAGGATCAGGGGCTTTTGCGCCTCGATCGCATCGCGGTCGGTCGTCATCTGCTTTTGGGCGGGGATAACATGGACCTTGCGCTCGCGCATCATGTGCAGGCGCAGATGGGGACGACTCTCGACACCTGGCAATTCCAGGCCTTGCAGCAGCAGGTGCGGGTCGCGAAGGAATCGCTTTTGTCCTTGGACGCGCCCAGCCATTGGCCGCTCGCGATTGCGAGCCGCGGCAGCAATCTCTTCGCCCAGACGCTGCGGCATGAACTTTATCAAAATACCGTGCAGGAGCTTTTGGTGGAAGGTTTCTTCCCGCTCGTGAATGCGGACGAGGAAATCACCCGCAGCCGCAGCACGGGTCTGGCCCGCATGGGTCTGCCTTATGAAAATGATCCGGGCATCACACGGCACCTTCTGCAGTTTCTGCGTCAGGCGCAGAATACCATTCGGCAATCGCCTGAGCTTCAGGAACGTCTAGGCAGCGCCTTTCATCCCGATCGCACGATGGTGGCGCCGACGGCGATGCTGTTCAACGGCGGTGTCTTTCATAGCGTGGCTCTGCGCGAACGCGTGTTCAGCGTGGTTCAGAACTGGGCGGGACAGCCTGTGAAAGAACTGCAGAGTCCTGGATATGATCATGCCGTGGCCCTGGGCGCGGCTTATTTTGCAAGGCTTCAGGTGCAGGGCGCGGGCGTTCGTGTGCGTGCCGCTGCAGCACGGTCCTATTACATCGGACTCGAAAGCAATGAGCCTGCCGTTCCCGGGCTGATGCGGCCTTTGCGTGGCCTTTGCATCCTGCCTCAGGGCACCGAGGAAGGTTCGCATCTGGCCTTGCCCGAACAGGAATTCGGACTGTGGACGGGTGATGATATCAGCTTCCGTCTTTTCAGTTCAGCAGCCCGCAGCGGCGATCGCCTGGGCACGATCGTGCCTGATGCCGAACGCGATCTGGAAGAGGTCACGGAACTTCACTGCCAGATTCAAAGCGATGAAGAGCCTGGCCTTCTTCCCGTGCATCTGCGTGCGGACCTGACTGATGTCGGCAGTCTGCACCTTGCGATGCAGCACAGCCTTTCCGAACGTCAATGGAATCTTGAATTTCATCTCCGCGAGGAGGGAGAGCCCGGGCATGCTTGA
- a CDS encoding 7TM-DISM domain-containing protein produces MRSLWGIAFHLMLVILTWPSPGKAGDQGDAAPFLELTHDAIDGQYLGRIMFWYRGEESIDRVSAADFQERFIRGTSDVINNGYTSDNFWYRLQIHNPNPGPERIHLHDPHNVYDEFEVYQGSQLIGSLHNRDPLHRRIVSIDLPPEATSTIYIRKKTNAVVQQTTFTFWRDYEALRRSIHTSELRFQTVVTSLMMSVFLTLALLFAYRKKMYVFYLGYLLSFVMFATWVWSVYAMPVYSRYGGVVSLFCVAFTALFVNEFLEIKKHSRLMHRLFLIYAGLSFAAMALEPINPIARAFTGSVLSIIIQASTVCFGTLLFIRYRHPHVLIFNTAFGSFFFSGFIQLLIWMGIIDSAENLIMFYGVAAENILMVLAIGHRILVTEATRKHNDNLLVHSFEQLSKVFYPHQILQMRTGKTVEETMPVGEKNACILYFQIVGGSSLMSENYEACVENFMDRCRQLMMERYDPVAFCSDAYIIREMGDTFLCSVGYPFRQIGPLKSDAAVELAEKLIREFEAMREALDAPQKIHCSIGIVRGTVKSFFSRSGRIRDDLWGRAIVQASAYGAASRQLFQQLGTEPDNIVILHDAVFESLSRSMRKGFAILELPLASAILGSDLDGKTLGYRIYRSDAETLPLRKAG; encoded by the coding sequence ATGCGGAGCCTTTGGGGCATTGCTTTTCACCTTATGCTCGTCATCCTCACCTGGCCGTCGCCGGGAAAAGCCGGGGATCAGGGGGACGCTGCGCCTTTTCTCGAACTCACGCACGATGCCATCGACGGGCAATACCTGGGACGCATCATGTTCTGGTATCGAGGCGAGGAATCCATTGACCGGGTGTCCGCCGCCGACTTTCAAGAGCGTTTCATCCGCGGCACGAGCGACGTCATCAACAATGGCTATACTTCGGATAATTTCTGGTATCGCCTTCAGATCCATAATCCCAATCCGGGGCCTGAACGAATTCATCTTCATGACCCCCACAACGTCTATGATGAATTCGAGGTTTACCAGGGCTCTCAGTTGATCGGAAGCCTCCATAATCGCGATCCCCTGCACCGCAGAATCGTGTCGATCGACCTTCCGCCCGAGGCCACGAGCACGATCTACATTCGTAAAAAGACCAATGCCGTTGTTCAGCAGACCACCTTCACCTTCTGGCGGGACTACGAGGCTCTCAGGCGCTCCATCCATACGAGCGAGCTGCGCTTTCAGACCGTGGTGACGAGCCTCATGATGTCGGTATTCCTGACTCTGGCCTTGCTCTTCGCCTACCGCAAAAAAATGTATGTTTTTTATTTGGGTTACCTTTTGTCCTTTGTGATGTTCGCGACCTGGGTCTGGTCGGTCTATGCCATGCCCGTATACTCGCGCTATGGGGGCGTGGTCTCGCTCTTCTGCGTGGCCTTCACTGCGCTCTTTGTGAATGAGTTCCTTGAGATCAAAAAGCACTCGCGACTCATGCATAGACTTTTCCTGATCTATGCCGGGCTCTCGTTTGCGGCCATGGCCCTCGAACCCATCAATCCGATTGCGCGTGCCTTTACCGGGTCTGTGCTCTCGATCATCATCCAGGCCAGCACAGTCTGCTTCGGGACGCTTTTGTTCATTCGCTACCGGCATCCGCATGTCTTGATCTTCAACACCGCTTTTGGTTCGTTCTTCTTCTCTGGATTCATTCAACTCCTGATCTGGATGGGGATCATCGACTCGGCGGAAAACCTGATCATGTTTTATGGGGTGGCCGCGGAAAACATCCTGATGGTGCTCGCCATCGGCCATAGGATACTGGTCACCGAAGCGACCCGCAAACACAACGATAATCTTCTGGTCCACAGCTTCGAACAGCTCTCGAAGGTTTTCTATCCGCATCAGATCCTGCAGATGCGCACGGGCAAAACCGTCGAGGAAACCATGCCGGTCGGTGAAAAGAACGCCTGCATCCTTTACTTCCAGATTGTCGGCGGCTCGTCGCTCATGAGCGAAAACTATGAAGCCTGCGTTGAAAATTTCATGGATCGCTGCCGCCAGCTGATGATGGAGCGCTATGATCCCGTCGCGTTTTGCTCGGATGCCTATATCATCCGGGAAATGGGCGATACCTTCCTTTGCTCGGTGGGCTATCCCTTCCGGCAAATCGGGCCCTTGAAGTCCGATGCGGCGGTGGAACTCGCGGAAAAACTGATTCGGGAATTCGAAGCGATGCGGGAGGCGCTCGATGCGCCGCAGAAAATCCACTGCTCGATCGGCATCGTCCGGGGAACGGTGAAGTCCTTCTTTTCCCGCTCCGGCCGCATCCGCGATGATCTGTGGGGGCGCGCCATCGTCCAGGCGTCGGCCTATGGCGCCGCGAGCCGGCAGCTTTTCCAACAGCTCGGCACCGAGCCGGATAACATCGTGATCCTGCATGATGCGGTCTTTGAATCTTTGTCACGCTCCATGCGCAAAGGCTTTGCCATCCTGGAGTTGCCGTTGGCCTCCGCGATCCTCGGATCGGACCTCGATGGTAAAACGCTCGGTTACCGAATCTACCGATCGGACGCGGAAACCCTTCCGCTGCGCAAGGCTGGTTGA
- a CDS encoding tetratricopeptide repeat protein, producing MTAKFLNSALGAALLLILAGLANTCVHAPEPIPVPTEEVPEETVTAPNVELIKEPLAPAVHSLLRKSQAALEQKNLEDAEAHAERAYRMEGRDYRVLFMRARVSLASGNTEDAEQWAQRALGSLPMKYKEHRRQTWEFIARARALHGDDAGRDAALQEARSIR from the coding sequence ATGACTGCTAAATTTTTAAACTCCGCCCTGGGCGCTGCGCTTCTGCTGATTCTAGCCGGACTCGCAAACACCTGTGTACATGCTCCCGAGCCCATTCCCGTGCCGACTGAAGAAGTACCTGAAGAAACCGTGACAGCGCCCAACGTGGAGCTGATCAAGGAGCCTTTGGCTCCGGCTGTGCACTCGCTTTTGCGCAAAAGCCAGGCGGCCCTGGAGCAGAAGAATCTTGAGGACGCGGAAGCCCATGCCGAGCGCGCCTATCGCATGGAAGGTCGCGACTATCGCGTGCTCTTCATGCGGGCCCGCGTGAGCCTCGCCAGCGGCAACACGGAAGATGCGGAGCAGTGGGCGCAAAGGGCCTTGGGTTCATTGCCCATGAAATATAAAGAACACCGCCGCCAGACCTGGGAATTCATTGCCAGGGCTCGCGCCTTGCACGGCGATGACGCCGGTCGCGACGCGGCCCTTCAGGAAGCCCGCAGCATTCGCTAA
- a CDS encoding hsp70 family protein, translating to MLDKDQGSYVIGIDLGTTNSSLAFARRDAGDEQPVELLDIPQWDGEGRLFRDVKLPSFTWIRPKPLQKNGSRRLPWHAPEAQVKWVVGREAKAEVLKDQGRVIHSAKSWLSVGAGSTRQSAFLPWASAAVGADEKISPVAVQSAYLEHLKESWDLAQSEPFIEQKIVITVPASFDELAQRLTLEAARQAGFPEGVQLLEEPLAAFYDYWQKAAQKTRTGVILICDVGGGTSDFSLLRVESSSTEPRMERIKVSEHILLGGDNIDLHLAHLLAQKMGPDELPRSSWALLLSQVRKLKEDVLSVTGPADEEFFVSVPLKPQLLLGGYASTSITRQELLNSIMEGFFPPVPREARPEKTAATGLRSWGLPFAEDTAITRHLAAFLGEQAIDAVLFAGGTLLPLPLQKHILMVLQSWQPHHPIEHLQQSDPDLAIARGAARYAGLKARAAAVVHSPYPQSLYVALQNKEGLEQLICLIPRGWPRETPAVLQMPGLKLRLGSEVAFRLYATADGIGDTIGGDAPLDARLRALPLVSTLLDKGAAEIPISLQAIVRETGLLQLHCRAEDGSDRTWLLDFAVEGHGEGTGDSTPAQDVKLPPRFAEAEKVLKAHFSKQGVPAGISSLPKLLEEILGPRSEWNMPTLRAIWPYLADAMFRRQKDTDGEAVWLYLAGFCLRPGFGASRDSERMQSLWRIFDQGYSKGAAEKKLEEQWYLLWRRVAGGLNRTQQNRIMDRILPSIRKIGEAGPEMIRLAASLERADASRRIQLGRTLLQQIASGNKDQLDARIWALARVSSRYPLYAGPEAVLPIALIEEWAEQLRPLSLRSRAWQKLSLFYSWAGRRRGDVLMDLDEHWRAHFIERLQEAGADPAEMEAVASPQGRDQGFLQEMFGESLPLGLVIR from the coding sequence ATGCTTGATAAGGACCAAGGCTCTTACGTGATCGGCATCGACCTTGGAACCACCAATTCATCTTTGGCCTTCGCGCGACGCGATGCCGGAGATGAGCAGCCGGTGGAGCTTTTGGATATTCCTCAATGGGACGGTGAAGGCCGTCTCTTTCGTGACGTGAAACTCCCCTCGTTCACCTGGATCCGGCCCAAGCCCTTGCAAAAAAACGGCAGCCGTCGCCTTCCCTGGCATGCGCCGGAGGCCCAGGTGAAATGGGTGGTCGGGCGGGAAGCCAAGGCCGAGGTTTTAAAGGATCAAGGTCGGGTCATTCATTCCGCCAAGTCCTGGCTGAGCGTCGGGGCCGGCAGTACCCGGCAAAGCGCTTTTTTACCCTGGGCGTCTGCGGCCGTGGGCGCGGATGAAAAAATCAGTCCCGTGGCTGTGCAGAGCGCTTATCTGGAGCATCTGAAAGAATCCTGGGATTTAGCGCAAAGCGAGCCCTTCATCGAACAGAAGATCGTGATCACGGTTCCGGCTTCCTTTGATGAGCTGGCGCAGAGGCTCACGCTGGAAGCTGCGCGTCAGGCTGGTTTTCCGGAAGGCGTGCAGCTTTTGGAAGAACCTCTGGCGGCGTTCTATGATTACTGGCAAAAGGCTGCGCAGAAGACCCGGACGGGCGTGATCCTGATCTGCGATGTCGGCGGCGGCACCAGTGATTTTTCACTGCTGCGTGTGGAAAGTTCAAGCACCGAACCGCGCATGGAGCGGATCAAGGTCAGCGAGCATATTCTTTTGGGCGGCGATAACATCGACCTGCACCTTGCGCATCTTCTGGCGCAGAAAATGGGGCCGGATGAATTGCCGCGCAGCAGCTGGGCGCTTCTTCTGTCCCAGGTGCGTAAACTGAAAGAGGATGTGCTGAGCGTCACCGGTCCGGCTGATGAAGAATTTTTCGTGAGCGTACCTTTGAAGCCGCAGCTTCTTTTAGGCGGCTATGCCTCGACTTCGATCACGCGCCAGGAACTCTTGAACAGTATTATGGAAGGTTTCTTTCCGCCCGTTCCGCGTGAAGCCAGACCGGAGAAGACCGCGGCCACAGGTCTGCGCAGCTGGGGTCTCCCCTTTGCGGAAGACACGGCGATTACCCGGCATCTGGCGGCGTTTTTGGGTGAGCAGGCGATTGATGCCGTGCTCTTTGCAGGAGGAACCCTTCTGCCCCTTCCGCTGCAAAAACATATCCTGATGGTTCTGCAGAGCTGGCAGCCGCATCATCCGATCGAACATCTGCAGCAGAGCGATCCGGATCTGGCGATTGCCCGCGGCGCGGCGCGTTATGCCGGTCTCAAAGCCCGTGCGGCTGCGGTTGTTCATAGTCCCTATCCGCAGTCGCTTTATGTCGCTCTGCAAAACAAGGAAGGCCTGGAGCAGCTGATCTGTTTGATTCCGCGCGGCTGGCCTCGGGAAACTCCCGCGGTCCTGCAGATGCCCGGCTTGAAACTGCGCCTCGGTTCGGAAGTGGCCTTTCGCCTTTATGCAACAGCGGATGGCATCGGTGACACCATAGGCGGCGATGCGCCCTTGGATGCGCGACTTCGGGCCCTGCCTCTGGTTTCCACGCTCTTGGATAAGGGCGCTGCGGAAATACCCATCAGCCTTCAGGCCATCGTCCGGGAAACCGGCCTCCTTCAGCTGCATTGTCGGGCTGAGGATGGCAGTGATCGCACCTGGCTGCTGGATTTTGCAGTCGAAGGCCATGGTGAGGGCACGGGGGATTCCACGCCTGCCCAGGATGTCAAACTACCACCGCGTTTTGCAGAGGCGGAAAAGGTTCTCAAGGCTCACTTTTCCAAGCAGGGCGTCCCGGCCGGGATTTCCTCCCTTCCGAAGCTCCTGGAGGAAATTTTGGGGCCCAGAAGCGAATGGAATATGCCGACCCTCAGAGCCATCTGGCCTTACCTGGCTGACGCCATGTTCCGGCGGCAGAAGGATACGGATGGCGAGGCTGTATGGCTTTACCTCGCGGGTTTCTGTCTCCGTCCCGGCTTCGGTGCCAGCCGCGACAGCGAACGCATGCAAAGCCTGTGGCGCATCTTTGATCAAGGTTACAGCAAAGGCGCAGCCGAGAAAAAATTGGAGGAGCAATGGTACCTCCTGTGGCGCCGGGTAGCCGGCGGTTTGAATCGCACGCAACAGAATCGCATCATGGATCGCATCCTCCCTTCGATTCGTAAAATCGGTGAGGCCGGTCCCGAAATGATTCGTCTGGCCGCGAGTCTGGAACGTGCTGATGCATCACGCCGTATTCAATTGGGTCGGACTCTTTTGCAGCAAATCGCCTCGGGTAATAAGGACCAGCTCGATGCCCGGATCTGGGCCTTGGCTCGCGTCAGCAGTCGCTATCCGCTTTATGCGGGCCCTGAAGCTGTCCTGCCGATCGCCTTGATCGAGGAATGGGCCGAGCAGCTCAGGCCGCTTTCCCTTCGCAGTCGTGCCTGGCAAAAGCTCAGTCTGTTCTATAGCTGGGCTGGCCGTCGCCGTGGGGATGTCCTCATGGATTTGGATGAACACTGGCGGGCGCATTTCATCGAGCGTCTTCAGGAAGCCGGGGCTGATCCCGCGGAGATGGAAGCGGTGGCGTCGCCCCAGGGTCGCGATCAGGGTTTTCTGCAGGAGATGTTTGGCGAAAGCCTGCCGCTCGGCCTTGTCATTCGCTGA